CCAGAGATGTCCATTGATCGAGTGGATTTTAGTCCGGAGTTCAGTCTGCCGCTGCGTATTAGAGATAACGAATGTTGGAAATGGTTCCGGGTATTCTTTTGTAGAGCAGAGCACATCCCTGTAGCCTGAGTTGTTGATCCTCTCATAGCTGAACCATACCTCGCTATTATGCGCTACGACAGATGGATAACGGCAGTTTTCCGAGGAACTGGAAATAGAGAGGGGCGAACTCCAGGAGCCTCCTGAGAAAGGAAGATAACTGTATTGGATGATGTCGTATGTTCCATCGGACCACCAGACGGCATTCCTGTTACCTGAAAGATCGAAAGCCAGGCGGGGATCAAGATCATCGACGGAATCCGTCGTAATGGCAACTGAAGGTGCCCATTCCGTTCCATCGAGATACGAGTATCTGATCTCATAGCTGGAGTCCGAACCACCTTTTGCAGACCAAACTGCTTCAGGATTCCCGCTGGCAGGATTTGTTTCAATGTACCATTGCCCGGTATCTGCAAAGATGGATACTGCGAAAAAGATGACGAGAGATAGAAGTATTCTTTTCATGAAAAAACCCTCCACATAGCACAAGCCAAAGGCTTGTGTGATATGATTTTTACTTCATCGAAGCTCGCCAATGACTTCTCCGTTCTTTACCGCATGCGGCCGATCAGGAAATCGAACTCCTCTACTTCATCGAATTTTAATTCCAGCTTCACCCTGTAGAACTTCAAGCTTTTCAACAGGGTTTTCTGCAATTCCTGATTCCCCTCGTAGATGGCGATCTTCCATAGATAAAATAAACAAACAAAAGCGATGCTGATGTACTCATACTCCCTGGACATCCTCAGCGCTTCTGAGAGATGAATCTTTGCCCTTTCATATTCTTTCAGGTGGAAAAAGGCGATTCCCAAATTTTGAATGGAGTGAGCATAATGCTTCTTAAAGCCTTCCTTTTTGGCTATGGTAGAGTACTCTTCAATTATGCTTATCGCTTCATCGTATCTACCCTTCTGAATGAGATAGTGGCCGTAATCAAAGAAGGAGGTCACAAGGTCAGGTGTCAACCTCAATTTCTTGTATAAGGATATCCCCTTTCTGTAATAAGGCTCTGCATCTTTCTCGGGGTCCGAATCGGCAATAATATTGGCTCTGGTAATATACGCGTTTGCTACGATCCTCTCATCCTTGCAACTCTTTGCCATTCTCAAAGCTTCATTATTATATAAGCTGGCGAGATGGAAGTTCTTCTGGTGAGAGTAGAGACCGGACATGAAGCAGTACACTCTCATTTTCAGATGATCGCTTATATCAACGTTCAGCAAGGCTTTTTCCAGCTCTTCTCTGGCAAGGGATAATTTGCCCATGCCTCTGAGAGCCCCGCCGATGCACAGATGGATCTCCGAAGCAAGACTCTTTTTCTTTGATGTATCCGGTTCTTTTTCAATGAGGCTGAGACATTTGTTGAAGGCGGCAAATGCCTTATTATAGTCGCCGTGTTCGGTACAGGCAACGCCATACTGCTTGCACTGCTGGTATTCATCGACTTCCGGCTCCAGCTTTTCATAGCTTTCCAGCTCGAGTATATCGATGAAATTTGCCGGGTTAACCTTGTAGACTCTTGAAAGACTCAGAAGTTTTGGAAGGGAAGGCATGATCTGACCTCTTTCCACCTTGCTGAGATAATGAAAATTGATCTGCTCATCGTAACTTTTTGATATTTCTTCGA
This Acidobacteriota bacterium DNA region includes the following protein-coding sequences:
- a CDS encoding tetratricopeptide repeat protein, producing the protein MERKENYSRKENTRRLSDYLFNLRTASNLTLKQVEEISKSYDEQINFHYLSKVERGQIMPSLPKLLSLSRVYKVNPANFIDILELESYEKLEPEVDEYQQCKQYGVACTEHGDYNKAFAAFNKCLSLIEKEPDTSKKKSLASEIHLCIGGALRGMGKLSLAREELEKALLNVDISDHLKMRVYCFMSGLYSHQKNFHLASLYNNEALRMAKSCKDERIVANAYITRANIIADSDPEKDAEPYYRKGISLYKKLRLTPDLVTSFFDYGHYLIQKGRYDEAISIIEEYSTIAKKEGFKKHYAHSIQNLGIAFFHLKEYERAKIHLSEALRMSREYEYISIAFVCLFYLWKIAIYEGNQELQKTLLKSLKFYRVKLELKFDEVEEFDFLIGRMR